A region of Myxococcus stipitatus DSM 14675 DNA encodes the following proteins:
- a CDS encoding tetratricopeptide repeat protein — MRHVLAVLLAMASLPAAAQAPDAGTASPGAESPAAPPDAGYLTGLGRTPDEEVLFQDVSQALRTYEAESREFSGDVQRLMERKYEQKRDSLASSYEKVIRDFEAQERKERMEAIVRFEEFLRRYPHEPRYTPDVMFRLAELYYERSQDEHQLAMKEYRERLEAHDKNPDSAFPVEPKKDYADSITLYRRLLKDYPDYRLNDGAWYLLGYCLEEQEQVDESFQTYQQLIARYPRSRFATEAWVRIGEYWFDNYKDSQALPRAAQAFEAAAQDKLHPLYDKALYKLGWTYYRLDRFDEAVESFLTLVDFYEAQRVAKGEAEAGGDLREEALQYVAISLTDESWGGMSRAESLFAKRGPRPYEADIYRRLGHLFFEQTHHPIAIAAYQRALEKDPLAPDAPDIQQRIAQAYERDRKMSESFTESERLASLYQPGTTWYAKNQGDPDALARADILVERSLSTSATFHHQQAQVFKKEGKHEQAAAGFANAARAYGTYLERFPRSKSAGEMRFYYAECLYFSSQFAAAAKNYELVRDTGASLKHRDDSALSAVLSWQQVLAQDIQAGTAPDLKPLRSTERPEGAEVKPVPLAPTEQKLVAASDKYVALLPRDEKAAGIAYKAAELHYSHNDFPEARRRFERIIQMWPKSEVARYSTNLTVETFLIAKDWRSVEEVSAKLASNTQVIDPSSELHQQLVKFKLAGRFKLADQLLAEGKHDEAARKYIQLVDEEPRHEFADKALNNAAVAHENTRRFDSALKLYERIYREYPKSPLADAALFRVAVNAEKSYDFDKAVVSYQKLVKDYPASKDREAALFNTARLLEGQQRYAEAASAFLRYADLYPAAEDAPKNQYHAAVLLEKQGDPRGEVRALQEFVRKYARKPGQVELVVDAHRRMGDAHQKLGDERAAQGAYAQAASEFDRRKLKPDTHPLAANAAAFGRFQLAEAELKKFDALKIGGWGKALVRSFAVKRAAVKTVKDAYARVYPYKQLEWSLAAAYRSGYALERFANTIIETPVPPDVKRLGEDAVVTYQDLLAQNTAELEDAAVESYAIALGEARKNRVSNEWTRRTLEALNRFRPKEYPVLKEPKQALASEGAYPEGLVGHVSGPPRPASPDESRITGGSKP; from the coding sequence ATGCGGCATGTCCTCGCGGTGCTGCTCGCCATGGCCTCGCTCCCCGCCGCCGCGCAGGCGCCGGACGCCGGGACGGCTTCGCCTGGAGCGGAGAGCCCCGCGGCCCCGCCGGACGCGGGCTACCTCACGGGCCTGGGCCGCACGCCCGATGAAGAGGTGCTGTTCCAAGATGTGAGCCAGGCCCTGCGCACGTACGAGGCGGAGTCGCGCGAGTTCAGCGGCGACGTGCAGCGCTTGATGGAGCGCAAGTACGAGCAGAAGCGCGACTCGCTCGCGTCCTCGTACGAGAAGGTCATCCGCGACTTCGAGGCCCAGGAGCGCAAGGAGCGGATGGAGGCCATCGTCCGCTTCGAGGAGTTCCTGCGCCGCTACCCCCACGAGCCTCGCTACACGCCGGACGTCATGTTCCGCCTCGCGGAGCTCTACTACGAGCGCTCCCAGGACGAGCACCAGCTCGCGATGAAGGAGTACCGCGAGCGGCTGGAGGCACATGACAAGAACCCCGACTCGGCCTTCCCCGTCGAGCCGAAGAAGGACTACGCGGACTCCATCACGCTGTACCGTCGGCTGCTGAAGGACTACCCCGACTACCGCCTCAACGACGGCGCCTGGTACCTGCTCGGCTACTGCCTGGAAGAGCAGGAGCAGGTCGACGAGAGCTTCCAGACCTACCAGCAGCTCATCGCCCGCTATCCGCGCAGCCGCTTCGCCACCGAGGCGTGGGTCCGCATCGGCGAGTACTGGTTCGACAACTACAAGGACTCGCAGGCGCTTCCCCGCGCAGCGCAGGCCTTCGAGGCCGCCGCCCAGGACAAGCTCCACCCGCTCTACGACAAGGCCCTCTACAAGCTCGGCTGGACGTACTACCGCCTGGACCGCTTCGACGAGGCGGTGGAGTCCTTCCTCACGCTGGTGGACTTCTACGAAGCCCAGCGCGTGGCCAAGGGCGAAGCGGAAGCGGGCGGGGACCTGCGCGAAGAGGCGCTGCAGTACGTGGCCATCTCGCTGACGGATGAGTCGTGGGGCGGGATGTCTCGCGCCGAGTCCCTCTTCGCGAAGCGCGGCCCCAGGCCGTACGAGGCGGACATCTACCGCCGCCTGGGTCACCTGTTCTTCGAGCAGACGCATCACCCCATCGCCATCGCGGCCTATCAACGCGCGCTGGAGAAGGACCCGCTGGCCCCGGACGCGCCCGACATCCAGCAGCGCATCGCCCAGGCCTACGAGCGGGACCGGAAGATGTCGGAGTCCTTCACGGAGTCGGAGCGGCTCGCCAGCCTCTATCAGCCGGGGACCACCTGGTACGCGAAGAACCAGGGTGACCCGGACGCACTCGCGCGGGCCGATATCCTCGTCGAGCGGAGCCTCTCCACCAGCGCGACGTTCCACCATCAGCAAGCGCAGGTGTTCAAGAAGGAAGGCAAACACGAGCAGGCCGCCGCGGGCTTCGCCAACGCCGCGCGCGCCTACGGCACGTATCTGGAGCGCTTCCCCCGCAGCAAGAGCGCGGGCGAGATGCGCTTCTACTACGCGGAATGTCTCTACTTCTCCTCGCAGTTCGCCGCCGCCGCGAAGAACTACGAGCTGGTGCGCGACACGGGGGCCAGCCTCAAGCACCGCGACGACTCGGCGCTCAGCGCGGTGCTCTCGTGGCAGCAGGTGCTGGCGCAGGACATCCAGGCCGGCACCGCGCCCGACCTCAAGCCCCTGCGCTCCACCGAGCGTCCCGAGGGCGCCGAGGTGAAGCCCGTGCCCCTCGCGCCCACCGAGCAGAAGCTCGTGGCGGCGTCCGACAAGTACGTGGCGCTGCTCCCGCGTGACGAGAAGGCCGCGGGCATCGCCTACAAGGCCGCGGAGCTGCACTACTCGCACAACGACTTCCCCGAGGCGCGCCGGCGCTTCGAGCGCATCATCCAGATGTGGCCCAAGAGCGAGGTGGCGCGCTACTCCACCAACCTCACCGTCGAGACCTTCCTCATCGCCAAGGACTGGCGCAGCGTCGAGGAGGTCAGCGCGAAGCTGGCCAGCAACACGCAGGTCATCGACCCGTCCAGCGAGCTCCACCAGCAGTTGGTGAAGTTCAAGCTCGCGGGCCGCTTCAAGCTGGCCGACCAGCTCCTGGCCGAGGGCAAGCACGACGAAGCGGCGCGCAAGTACATCCAGCTCGTGGACGAGGAGCCTCGCCACGAGTTCGCGGACAAGGCGCTCAACAACGCCGCCGTCGCGCACGAGAACACCCGGCGCTTCGACTCCGCGCTGAAGCTCTACGAGCGCATCTACCGCGAGTACCCCAAGTCGCCCCTGGCCGACGCCGCGCTGTTCCGCGTGGCGGTGAACGCGGAGAAGTCCTACGACTTCGACAAGGCCGTCGTCAGCTACCAGAAGCTGGTGAAGGACTACCCCGCGTCGAAGGACCGCGAGGCGGCCCTCTTCAACACGGCCCGCCTCCTGGAAGGCCAGCAGCGCTACGCCGAGGCCGCCTCGGCCTTCCTGCGCTACGCGGACCTGTACCCCGCCGCCGAGGACGCGCCGAAGAACCAGTACCACGCGGCCGTCCTGCTGGAGAAACAGGGTGACCCGCGCGGCGAGGTGCGTGCGCTCCAGGAGTTCGTGCGCAAGTACGCGCGCAAGCCCGGCCAGGTGGAGCTGGTGGTGGATGCGCACCGGCGCATGGGAGACGCGCACCAGAAGCTCGGCGACGAGCGCGCGGCCCAGGGCGCCTATGCCCAGGCGGCCAGCGAGTTCGACCGGCGCAAGCTCAAGCCGGACACCCATCCGCTCGCGGCGAACGCGGCGGCCTTCGGACGCTTCCAGCTCGCGGAGGCGGAGCTGAAGAAGTTCGACGCGCTGAAGATTGGCGGCTGGGGCAAGGCCCTGGTGCGCAGCTTCGCGGTGAAGCGCGCGGCGGTGAAGACGGTGAAGGACGCCTACGCGCGGGTGTATCCGTACAAGCAGCTCGAGTGGTCTCTCGCCGCGGCCTACCGCTCCGGCTACGCGCTGGAGCGCTTCGCCAACACCATCATCGAGACGCCCGTGCCCCCCGACGTGAAGCGGCTGGGCGAGGACGCGGTGGTCACGTATCAGGACCTGCTCGCGCAGAACACGGCCGAGCTGGAGGACGCGGCGGTGGAGAGCTACGCCATCGCCCTGGGCGAGGCGCGCAAGAATCGCGTGTCGAACGAGTGGACCCGGCGCACGCTGGAGGCCCTCAACCGCTTCCGCCCCAAGGAGTACCCGGTGCTCAAGGAGCCCAAGCAGGCGCTCGCGTCCGAGGGCGCCTATCCCGAAGGGCTCGTCGGCCACGTGAGCGGGCCTCCCCGTCCCGCGTCGCCGGACGAGAGCCGCATCACCGGAGGGTCCAAGCCGTGA
- the mglA gene encoding gliding-motility regulator Ras-like GTPase MglA, which yields MSFINYSSREINCKIVYYGPGLCGKTTNLQYIYNKTAAETKGKLISLSTETDRTLFFDFLPLSLGEIRGFKTRFHLYTVPGQVFYDASRKLILKGVDGVVFVADSQIERMEANMESIENLRVNLAEQGYDLNKIPYVVQYNKRDLPNAVTVEEMRKALNPRNIPEYQAVAPTGVGVFDTLKAVAKLVLTELKKGG from the coding sequence ATGTCCTTCATCAACTACTCATCCCGCGAAATCAACTGCAAGATTGTCTATTACGGACCGGGTCTCTGCGGGAAGACGACCAACCTCCAGTACATCTACAACAAGACGGCGGCCGAGACGAAGGGCAAGCTCATCTCGCTCTCCACCGAGACGGACCGCACGCTCTTCTTCGACTTCCTGCCGCTGTCGCTCGGTGAGATTCGCGGCTTCAAGACGCGCTTCCACCTCTACACGGTGCCGGGCCAGGTGTTCTACGACGCCAGCCGCAAGCTCATCCTCAAGGGCGTGGACGGCGTGGTGTTCGTCGCCGACAGCCAGATCGAGCGCATGGAGGCGAACATGGAGTCCATCGAGAACCTCCGTGTGAACCTGGCCGAGCAGGGCTACGACCTGAACAAGATTCCGTACGTCGTCCAGTACAACAAGCGCGACCTGCCCAACGCGGTGACGGTGGAGGAGATGCGCAAGGCGCTCAACCCGCGCAACATCCCCGAGTACCAGGCCGTGGCGCCGACCGGCGTGGGCGTGTTCGACACGCTCAAGGCGGTGGCGAAGCTGGTGCTCACGGAGCTGAAGAAGGGCGGCTGA
- a CDS encoding AgmX/PglI C-terminal domain-containing protein, with product MAAPSPSKLLRVGLIQNGQIVEEHHVRRDTVTIGHDARNTIVLPASDDRPARFGVFENQGQQFQLVINESMQGRVNLGSSDVDFDALRAQGLASRRGDLYVLPLQESARGKVELGDATLFFQFVTPPAEEARPILPSDVRVSRWKTMDRVFFGILAASLLIHFSGAAIILAAEAPKEQELALDQLDDRFVRAIIPQRPPEPAKTAAPGPTEAPKEDSPSPEPKEGADKPSAEKPAVAAAERHAEMVKKVSDKGLLKMLGSRGAGSGAFQDVLGGASGGSDIAAALQGAGGVGVANEASVGKGTGPRGGGTGTVTGIGELGTQGGGKVDLGTKKEVEVKGRVQESAPEVDSSDVDRDALARYVRARKGAIQSCYEKELKRNPNLKGKVVVRFSILPSGRVGDFEIDENTLGSEAVASCIRAAIRGWVFPFKPDDAATVSYPFVFSPTG from the coding sequence ATGGCAGCCCCTTCGCCATCCAAGCTGCTCCGCGTCGGCCTCATCCAGAACGGCCAGATTGTCGAGGAGCACCACGTCCGGCGTGACACCGTCACCATCGGGCACGACGCGCGCAACACCATCGTCCTGCCCGCCTCCGACGACCGCCCCGCGCGCTTCGGCGTGTTCGAGAACCAGGGCCAGCAGTTCCAGCTCGTCATCAACGAGTCCATGCAGGGCCGCGTCAACCTCGGCTCCTCCGACGTGGACTTCGACGCGCTGCGCGCCCAGGGACTCGCCTCGCGCCGGGGGGACCTCTACGTCCTCCCGCTCCAGGAGAGCGCCCGAGGCAAGGTGGAGCTGGGCGACGCCACCCTCTTCTTCCAGTTCGTCACGCCGCCCGCCGAGGAGGCGCGTCCGATTCTCCCCTCCGACGTGCGCGTCAGCCGCTGGAAGACGATGGACCGCGTCTTCTTCGGCATCCTCGCGGCCTCGCTGCTCATCCACTTCTCCGGCGCGGCCATCATCCTCGCCGCCGAGGCCCCCAAGGAGCAGGAGCTGGCGCTGGACCAGCTCGATGACCGCTTCGTGCGCGCCATCATCCCCCAGCGCCCCCCCGAGCCCGCGAAGACGGCCGCCCCGGGCCCCACCGAGGCCCCCAAGGAAGACTCGCCGTCTCCAGAGCCGAAGGAAGGCGCGGACAAGCCCTCGGCGGAGAAGCCCGCCGTCGCCGCGGCCGAGCGCCACGCGGAGATGGTGAAGAAGGTCTCCGACAAGGGCCTCTTGAAGATGCTGGGCTCGCGCGGCGCGGGCTCCGGTGCGTTCCAGGACGTGCTGGGCGGCGCCAGCGGAGGCAGCGACATCGCCGCGGCGCTCCAGGGCGCGGGCGGCGTGGGCGTCGCCAACGAGGCCTCCGTCGGCAAGGGCACGGGGCCTCGTGGCGGTGGCACCGGCACCGTGACGGGCATCGGCGAGCTGGGCACCCAGGGCGGCGGCAAGGTCGACCTGGGCACCAAGAAGGAAGTCGAAGTGAAGGGCCGCGTCCAGGAGTCCGCCCCGGAGGTGGACAGCTCCGACGTGGACCGCGACGCACTGGCCCGCTACGTCCGCGCGCGCAAGGGCGCCATCCAGAGCTGCTACGAGAAGGAGCTCAAGCGAAACCCCAACCTCAAGGGCAAGGTGGTGGTGCGCTTCTCCATCCTCCCCTCGGGCCGCGTGGGCGACTTCGAGATTGACGAGAACACCCTGGGCAGCGAGGCCGTGGCCAGCTGCATCCGCGCCGCCATCCGAGGCTGGGTGTTCCCCTTCAAGCCCGACGACGCCGCCACCGTCTCCTACCCGTTCGTCTTCTCTCCGACAGGGTAG
- a CDS encoding tetratricopeptide repeat protein — translation MNVSLRALALVLSLAGGTSASAAEPPPALTQQELERNLLSVEQQLRTAEEALRFVETQYSQRPEPDEAQVRARRYSDAEIHYLLGDWNAASVLFYDLVSDPAFHGHPRYPDALFFLADTLYQQKNDLGARIYLRELLALPAPSARHRDALTRYLAICGKLNLFDGIAPQLDQARSLYGGQLPPDIQYVNAKWLFRRTDLPPAERMARARAAFAPLAQVPGGPYQLQAGYHMAVLSMQAGELPLAILQFQQLLVPVPRQDAPPATTDKPAVRTMADTDPARIHELSLMSLGRLLYEAGRFDEALDKYGQVPRESESFPESLYEIAWTQVRKGNHQEAKNAVDILLMVSPDSRLAPEARLLQGHLLQKLQKYNDAIAAYDELISTFRPVREKVDAMLGANRDPVAYFDRLLARTDTVPDVRTLLPPLALKYASTERDVGDAVKMVGDIDTGKKGTVDARELAARILLALQTRRLETFPELQEGFMRADAVETAVANAEAALVELERHALESSLTATEREKLLPLRHERETLAARFATLPTTQKELEERLRRMQARVDAVDREAFRLGAEVRGLHAIAAAVRKWVDDTRLMRQTPPEEEREFLVQLQTEVQTLQELQQELDKTRGRLADERNSAAASLAGEQAIRGRYLAALRAEHAVLSEAEQRQSPSSLLTRAHQARDQGLALSKRVSEAQGALLARVDQRGRRIREKVLAEQKLLDKYEAEVAAVSSNAKQLVGRIAYDSFRRVRRQFYDLVLKADVGVVDVAFTEKQDKTTAIQKVSAQKADALRALDADFRGVLAEDGR, via the coding sequence GTGAACGTGTCGCTTCGCGCCCTCGCCCTCGTGCTCAGCCTCGCGGGTGGCACCTCCGCCTCCGCCGCGGAGCCTCCTCCCGCGCTGACGCAGCAGGAGCTGGAGCGAAACCTCTTGTCGGTGGAGCAGCAGCTCCGCACCGCCGAGGAGGCCCTGCGCTTCGTGGAGACGCAGTACAGCCAGCGCCCGGAGCCCGACGAGGCGCAGGTCCGCGCGCGGCGCTACTCGGATGCGGAGATTCATTATCTGCTGGGCGACTGGAACGCGGCCTCCGTCCTCTTCTACGACCTGGTGAGCGACCCGGCGTTCCACGGCCACCCGCGCTATCCGGACGCGCTCTTCTTCCTCGCGGACACGCTGTACCAGCAGAAGAACGACCTGGGCGCGCGCATCTACCTGCGCGAGCTGCTCGCCCTGCCCGCTCCTTCCGCGCGCCACCGCGACGCCCTCACGCGCTACCTGGCCATCTGCGGGAAGCTGAACCTGTTCGACGGCATCGCGCCCCAGCTCGACCAGGCACGGAGCCTCTACGGAGGCCAGCTTCCGCCAGACATCCAGTACGTGAACGCGAAGTGGCTCTTCCGCCGCACGGACCTGCCTCCCGCCGAGCGCATGGCCCGCGCGCGCGCCGCCTTCGCGCCCCTGGCCCAGGTCCCCGGCGGCCCGTATCAGCTCCAGGCCGGCTACCACATGGCCGTGCTGTCCATGCAGGCCGGTGAGCTGCCCCTGGCCATCCTCCAGTTCCAGCAGCTCCTCGTCCCCGTGCCGCGCCAGGACGCCCCGCCCGCGACGACGGACAAGCCCGCGGTCCGGACGATGGCGGACACGGACCCGGCGCGCATTCACGAGCTCTCGCTGATGTCGCTGGGGCGCCTGCTCTACGAGGCCGGCCGATTCGATGAGGCGTTGGACAAGTACGGCCAGGTGCCTCGGGAGAGTGAGTCCTTCCCGGAGTCGCTCTACGAAATCGCGTGGACCCAGGTGCGCAAGGGCAACCACCAGGAGGCCAAGAACGCGGTCGACATCCTGTTGATGGTGTCACCGGACTCGCGACTCGCGCCCGAGGCCAGGCTCCTCCAGGGGCACCTGCTCCAGAAGCTGCAGAAGTACAACGACGCCATCGCGGCGTACGACGAGCTCATCAGCACCTTCCGCCCCGTGCGGGAGAAGGTGGATGCGATGCTGGGCGCCAACCGCGACCCCGTCGCGTACTTCGACCGGCTCCTCGCGCGCACGGACACGGTTCCCGACGTGCGCACGCTGCTGCCGCCGCTCGCGCTGAAGTACGCGTCGACCGAGCGTGACGTCGGTGACGCGGTGAAGATGGTGGGCGACATCGACACCGGGAAGAAGGGAACGGTCGACGCGCGAGAGCTCGCCGCCCGCATCCTCCTGGCCCTCCAGACGCGAAGGCTGGAGACCTTCCCGGAGCTGCAAGAAGGCTTCATGCGCGCGGACGCGGTGGAGACCGCCGTCGCGAACGCGGAGGCCGCGCTCGTGGAGCTGGAGCGTCACGCGTTGGAGTCCTCGCTCACCGCGACGGAGCGGGAGAAGCTGCTGCCCTTGCGCCACGAGCGAGAGACCCTGGCCGCGCGCTTCGCCACACTCCCCACCACGCAGAAGGAGCTGGAGGAGCGGCTGCGGCGCATGCAGGCGCGCGTGGACGCGGTGGACCGCGAGGCCTTCCGCCTGGGCGCGGAGGTTCGAGGCCTGCACGCCATCGCCGCGGCGGTGCGCAAGTGGGTGGATGACACGCGCCTGATGCGACAGACGCCGCCGGAGGAGGAGCGCGAGTTCCTGGTGCAGCTCCAGACGGAGGTCCAGACGCTGCAGGAGCTCCAGCAGGAGCTCGACAAGACCCGCGGCCGGCTCGCGGACGAGCGCAACAGCGCCGCGGCGAGCCTCGCCGGGGAGCAGGCCATCCGGGGCCGCTACCTCGCCGCGCTGCGCGCCGAGCACGCGGTGCTCTCCGAGGCGGAGCAGCGCCAGTCGCCCTCCTCGCTGCTGACGCGTGCGCATCAGGCGCGGGACCAGGGCCTGGCCCTGAGCAAGCGCGTGTCGGAGGCGCAGGGCGCGTTGCTCGCCCGCGTGGACCAGCGAGGCCGCCGCATCCGCGAGAAGGTGCTGGCCGAGCAGAAGCTCCTCGACAAGTACGAGGCCGAGGTCGCCGCGGTGTCCAGCAACGCCAAGCAGCTGGTGGGCCGCATCGCCTACGACAGCTTCCGCCGCGTGCGCCGGCAGTTCTACGACCTGGTGCTCAAGGCGGACGTGGGCGTGGTGGACGTGGCCTTCACCGAGAAGCAGGACAAGACGACGGCCATCCAGAAGGTGTCCGCGCAGAAGGCCGATGCCCTGCGCGCGCTGGACGCGGACTTCCGGGGCGTGCTCGCGGAGGATGGCCGGTGA
- a CDS encoding tetratricopeptide repeat protein, giving the protein MRTPRLTALLVSSGLLLSACASAPDTRPAADSATDKAATTPAVVQPPPRDTAKDFEQAVATARTGELAAAESALRALVTDDPKLDYAWTNLGIVQERMGRNEDAERSYRQALTVSPEQASAWDCLTRLYGRTNRSAAMETELRGLLETKPDSVPLRTSLAVSLLQQKKLEPAASEAKRALKVDERHTRAMQVLAQVYYREGKHELARMVLENARDIAPGDAATRNMLGLVYLGLKVKPQALEEFKEAAKLQPDFAEARNNFGAMLNEAQDYPAAVTELEAAVRAAPDFAAARLNLGNAYRGQGDFERAKAEYEKVLTLRPGQPDPLFNLAILYLDVEPPGLDSITRFKTALTYFEQYQAQGGRDDRIPQYTKDARKSIEREERRLERERKDQLRKAAEAEKAKQEQAKQAPAPETPAHVAPPAHTSPAPAPAPVEAAGTPAPRAASQPETKPQTAPTAESAPEQPGSGKLATDKN; this is encoded by the coding sequence GTGAGGACACCTCGGCTCACCGCGCTGCTCGTGTCGTCGGGGCTGCTGCTGTCCGCGTGTGCCTCGGCTCCGGACACACGCCCCGCGGCGGACTCCGCCACGGACAAGGCCGCCACGACACCCGCCGTGGTCCAGCCTCCTCCTCGCGACACCGCGAAGGACTTCGAACAGGCGGTCGCGACCGCTCGCACCGGAGAGCTCGCCGCGGCCGAGTCGGCCCTGCGCGCGCTGGTGACGGACGACCCGAAGCTCGACTACGCGTGGACGAACCTCGGCATCGTCCAGGAACGAATGGGCCGGAACGAGGACGCGGAGCGCTCCTACCGCCAGGCCCTCACCGTCTCACCAGAGCAGGCGTCCGCGTGGGACTGCCTGACGCGCCTGTACGGGCGCACGAATCGCTCCGCGGCGATGGAGACGGAGCTGCGCGGACTGCTGGAGACGAAGCCGGACTCCGTCCCGCTGCGCACGTCGCTCGCGGTGAGCCTGCTCCAGCAGAAGAAGCTGGAGCCCGCGGCCTCCGAGGCGAAGCGAGCCCTCAAGGTCGACGAGCGGCACACCCGCGCGATGCAGGTCCTCGCGCAGGTCTACTACCGCGAAGGCAAGCACGAGCTGGCGCGCATGGTGCTGGAGAACGCGCGAGACATCGCGCCCGGCGACGCCGCCACGCGCAACATGCTCGGGCTCGTGTACCTGGGACTCAAGGTCAAGCCGCAGGCGCTGGAGGAGTTCAAGGAGGCCGCGAAGCTCCAGCCGGACTTCGCGGAGGCGCGCAACAACTTCGGCGCGATGCTCAACGAGGCGCAGGACTATCCCGCCGCGGTGACGGAGCTCGAGGCCGCCGTGCGCGCCGCGCCGGACTTCGCCGCCGCCCGCCTCAACCTGGGCAATGCCTACCGGGGCCAGGGAGACTTCGAGCGCGCCAAGGCCGAATACGAGAAGGTGCTCACGCTGCGCCCAGGACAGCCGGACCCGCTCTTCAACCTCGCCATCCTGTACCTCGACGTCGAGCCCCCCGGGCTGGACTCCATCACCCGCTTCAAGACCGCCCTCACCTACTTCGAGCAGTACCAAGCCCAGGGCGGACGCGACGACCGCATCCCCCAGTACACGAAGGACGCGCGCAAGAGCATCGAGCGCGAGGAGCGGCGCCTCGAGCGCGAGCGCAAGGACCAGCTGCGCAAGGCGGCCGAGGCGGAGAAGGCGAAACAGGAACAGGCGAAGCAGGCCCCCGCCCCCGAGACGCCCGCCCACGTCGCCCCACCCGCCCACACGTCACCGGCCCCTGCTCCAGCCCCCGTGGAAGCCGCTGGAACCCCGGCCCCCCGCGCGGCGTCTCAACCCGAGACGAAGCCCCAGACGGCCCCCACCGCCGAGAGCGCCCCGGAACAGCCAGGCTCGGGTAAGCTGGCCACCGACAAGAACTAG